The Triticum urartu cultivar G1812 chromosome 5, Tu2.1, whole genome shotgun sequence genome contains the following window.
GAGGTCATTTAAGGTGTTTGAAGATCAATGCATCAATATAGATGTCATGTATTTATCATTATAATCATGTTGTTCCGGGAATATTGGTTCATGTATTTCGTCATTGATGGCAACAGATTGAAACTATTACTCAAAAGTACAAGCATATATCATGTCGTCGCCAATTGTCATGCATATGCTCATTTTGGCTGTGCGGTAAAGTTTATCGTGTTACATTCACGGATGAAATAAAGTTTCTTTTGTATTTGCACGAAATCTTAGTGTTAAACTATGCTGATAGTGTTCTTTGCTGTGGTGAACCTTTTTTTGTCAGCTTGATCACACTCTTCTCGTTGAAAGCTGAACAGTTAAATGCAATCTGCTCTTTTATATATGTATAGTTTTCAATGGAAAAGTACATCTCTTACAAGGCACATGATGCACTGACCAATCTAGGTCAGCTGTATGGTAAGTTGGTTACTAGTTTCCGGCACAGGTGATGCAGCCTATATACTTTTTTTCATGACTGCATCTGAATTCAAGACATATAACATCATCTGCCAATAAGCATAAATTAACTTGAGATAGTTAATTATAACTGAATCCCCGATCCGGTTGGCATCAATCAAGGTGTCAATGCTGCATGAAAAACAAGATAGAACATCAGACAAACACAACCAATTAGTAGGTcataattctgaattttttttcaaagaaTAAATGTTGAACAGAATTAATTGCCTGATGAAGCTGGCGTCATCCAGGAGTCGGGGATGCGCGAGACCACGGGTGGCGTTGGCTGTCCAGCTGCAAATCATTTGAGCctcaattcaaattcaaactcaaGAGAAATtcatattcaaattcaaagtCAAAAGAGCAATGTGGGTACGTACTGAAGCAGATGAAGAGGACTTGAGGGGGGAGGACGACGCCGCAGGAGATGGGGAGGTACATCATGCGGACGGGGTCGATGGGCTTGGGCAGCATGCGGTTGACGTCGCCGAGGATGACCGGGCACAGGCACCGCAGCGAGCGGTCGTCCACCGCCGCCGTGCTGTTGAGGAACATGCCCAGCCCGCTGCAGCACTCGCTCTGCGGCGTCGGGGTGTCCGGCTCGCTCCCCGTCAGGAACGACGCGCACGTCATCAGCCCCGCCAGCGGCGTCACGCAGTCCGCCGGCGACGACGCCGACCCGCCGCCGTTGCCCGGCTGCTGCAGGCCTGGGAACCCGGGCAGCGGCTGCAGCGCCGGCTGCGAAGGCGCCCCGCTGCTGACGCACGGTGGGCTAATAGCGGGCGACGActgcaacggcggcggcggcgacggcggcggcgaggacggcTTGAAGCGAGACGCTGGCGGCGACGCTACCCTGCCCCCGGGCACCCCCGGGAAGCCAGGGTTGCGCTGCCTGCCGCCCGGGAACCCCGGGAACCGAAGCTCGCCTTCGTCGGCCCCgccgctcctcgccgccgcctccgacGACTGCGCCGCCAGCACCATCGCAGCCACCTCCATCACGACCAGCGCGCGCCTCGACCACACCAACGATGACGCCATCGATCGCCTTCTCGACCACCAAGTACAGATGACAGGAGCGGAAGATCGACGAAGCTACACTGGCTAGTCGCCGCCGCTGTACGATGACAGGAGTAATCCGGCGAGCTTCTCGATTTATAGCTTGAAGCCCACCGATTATCGTATCGAAATTACAAGTGACTGGCAGAAAGATCATGCGCGGGGCATTGCTCTAATCTAAGGTCGGATCTTGGAGCGCCGCGCCAAGCGAGGCGTCTGCATGTAGGTGGACGTGTTCAAGAAACAAGGCATTATGAAAGTGGAAAGCAGGTGCATATCATTGTGGAGTTAGGAACATCACTTGCTCTGCAAATCATTTACGGGTTATTTGGAAAAAATAGTATTCCTTTTTTGAGCAAAAAAAATATATATACTATTTTTAAAAAATAGCTTTGTAAGGATTTTTATGCACATGCCCACTTTGTTTTGCGAAATTAATTCTTGTAGGAGTATTACTCGATCAAAGTACAATCACGCTTAACAGCGTCTAAACTCTAAAACAACCTTTGGTCCTGACCCAGGCCATACTGCAGTTTGACCTTGAGTCCTCCCAAAGTTTGCCAAAATACGACTAGAAGaattaggccaactccaccgcgcgaccccaaacggacgtccgttttgtCCGGATTCTATCCGTTTGGGTAGGGATTTGGGGTCGTGTCCGGACGTGTCCtgagatgcggtggccgtgcccCTAGCGCGCGGACGCATCCTTTTGCCCTATCCTGTCCGTCAGGGCCAAAAATGCCCAAATTTTCATCAAAACTAGTTTCCAACCCAAATATTTGTCTGAAAATTAAAATAATTTTACAACCCAATTAAAATTGTCTTtaataaaatagttttacaaccaAATCGAAATTGTCTGGACTAAACATAAAATGGACcaatacatctattggttgccaatgTGATCCCACACGTACTCAACCAAGTCATTTTGAGGATTCAAATAAGTGTGCCAATCACGCATCTCACGGTGGAATTGGGCAAACTGTTCAAATGTGGCCGGGTCTTGGTGTAGGGGCTCAATATTTTCACCTTGATAGTCAAATCCTTGATCGAAGATACTCTCATCACGCTCGTCCTcgacgatcatgttgtgcatgatcacacaagcagtcatcactgtaacgtcctcgatgcggctatatctcctacgtgtcgaagcacgacttagaggcataaccacattaaaagcaatgtcgcaagtgaggtaatcttcacacaacccatgtaatacataagggaaagggatacatagttggcttacaatcgccacttcacacaattacatgaataaatcattacatcatccagatacacacaaggtccgactacggaaccaaaatgaaagaagactaccccaaaagctacacatatccccgatcgccccgactggcctccactactgatcaaaaggaagCGAAACATCAAAACGAataaggtcttcatcgagctcctcctagagcttggttgtgtcacctgcacagttcaacggggactcagcaatctcacaccctcgcgatcaagactatttaagcttataggtagggtaacagttatgaggtggagctgcagcaagcactagcatatatggtggctaacttacgcaaatgagagcgagaagagaaggcaaagcacggtcgagaatctatgatcaagaagtgatcctagactacttacgttcaagcataactccaacaccgtcttcacttcccgaactctgccggaaagagaccatcacggctacacacgcggttgatccattttaattaagttaagtttcaggttttctacaatcggacattaacaaattcccatctgcccataaccgtgggcacggctttcgaaagttcaaaaccctgcagaggtgtcccaacttagcccatcacaagctctcacggtcaacgaaggatattccttctcccaagacaatccgatcagactcgacatccaggttacaagacatctcgacaatggtaaaacaagtccagcaacaccgcccgaatgtgccgacaaatcccgataggagctgcacatatctcgttctcagggcacactcagatgagcgctccatacaactaaaaccaaacctcgagtttccccgggggggggggggcgctgcacagggctctagtttggaccaacactcagaggagcactggcccggcggggttaaaataaagatgacccttgagtctgcagaacccaagggaaagaaaaggctaggtgacgaatggtaaaaccaatgttgggcattgctggaggagttttattcaaggcgaactgtcaaggggttcccattataacccaaccgcgtaaggaacgcaaaatccagaaacataacaccgatatgacggagactagggcggcaagagtggaacaaaataccaggcataaggccgagccttccatcctttaccaagcatatagatgcattaattaaataagagatattgtgatatcccaacaaaatcatgttccaacaaggaacaacatctccatgttccaacaaggaacaaacttcatcttcacctgcaactaacaacgctataagagggtctgagcaaagcggtaacatagccaaacaacgatttgctaggacatggtgggttagaggtttgacatggcaatatgggaggcatgataagcaagagGTAGGTATCGTATCataggcataacaaaagagcgagcaactagcaagcaaaaatagaaatgatttcgagcgtatggtcatcttgcctgaaatcccgcaaggaagaagaacgagtccatgaagaagacaaacggatgtagtcaaacgaatcctcacaacacgacgttatcgaaaccaacccgaagaagcaacaccggaaagaagcaaacaatcatggtaaacaaccctcacataaacatggcatgatgcacaatcaagtatgatgcatgtctggtttgatgaagcatggcatggcaaagtgcacaaacaacactacaagttaagtggagctcaatatgcaactccgttgcatattgacgaaacaccacgacaagttatttagttcgatctcgattatgtacccaacaatattaaatgttgattaacatggcaaggggtgaagcaaatgaaaactacctatctaggcaagtttaaatgaggccggaaacaacgaacaacaattccggtaaatccccatatgcatattttaggtttggtactgttctgccctaaacacaattttagggttgttaaacatgcaaagtgaggtcaccatgttaaactaggcatttttccaccccatttacatataaagtttaataaattctgagttacggttatttagttatgaattaaagagTTTTAACATGACAATAGGCAAAATTTAAaaaaacaacattttaaacatggatgaaagtggcaaattattaatctacacaaaattccaagcaagtttcatatattaagtttttacaCATGATGCACTGTTTGTGAGTAAtgaaatgcatgaagtttagggctGGTCTGCAAAAGTGCAATGCCCTGGAAATTGATAAAATCGCAGCTAAGGAAAAAAAACCTAACGGGCTGAAACTAAGCAGAGGCCCAATAgggaaagaaaaagaaagaaaaaaacacaGGAGGCGCTgggcctcaccatgggcttcggcccagatCTGGAGAGGTAGCAGCAGGCCAGCGGGGCTGGATCTGGCGAAGGGAAGGCGCGGTCAGCGAAGGCAGGGGATCGGGTGACTGGGCCTTGGCGCGGTCATCAGGCGCTGGTGCTGGGCCACAAGCGCGAAGAAGAAGCAGGGGAGCGATTCGGTCAACGGGTGCGGCGAGGCGCTCGTCTCCCTCGCGACAGAGGCGCCATCCTCGTCTTCTCGACAGGAAGAAGAGCAGTGGCAGCGTGAGACTTGGCGAGGCGGAGGGAGATGGACGACGCGGATCTAGCGGGGACAGGCTGGAACTGGCCGGATCCAGCAGCGGGGGTGACGAATGGGCGGTGGCCATGGCGGTTGCGTTGTGAAGAAAAACACCGAGAGGCGGAcatgagagaaagagagagatggGAAAAAGGAGGGAAAAGGAGAGGCAACGGGGTCCTGGATCAATCGAGCTAGGGAAGGGCGGCCGGCGCTGTCGTGGAGACTGGTTCGCTGGAGTGGCACAGAGACCCAGCCAAGGCTGACTTCCATCGTTCCCTGCGAGAAGACACAGAGGAAAAGAGAGATGAGATGATGGATATGAAACAGAgggaagaaggaaagggaaaaggcGAGGGAGTCTTGGCCT
Protein-coding sequences here:
- the LOC125508753 gene encoding leucine-rich repeat extensin-like protein 5 yields the protein MASSLVWSRRALVVMEVAAMVLAAQSSEAAARSGGADEGELRFPGFPGGRQRNPGFPGVPGGRVASPPASRFKPSSPPPSPPPPLQSSPAISPPCVSSGAPSQPALQPLPGFPGLQQPGNGGGSASSPADCVTPLAGLMTCASFLTGSEPDTPTPQSECCSGLGMFLNSTAAVDDRSLRCLCPVILGDVNRMLPKPIDPVRMMYLPISCGVVLPPQVLFICFTGQPTPPVVSRIPDSWMTPASSALTP